One stretch of Terriglobia bacterium DNA includes these proteins:
- the cbiQ gene encoding cobalt ECF transporter T component CbiQ — MIESTLRSFTKALSKAFASEQTAAKRGLLQSFDPRARIVSILVLVIAVVLTLSLLPLSALFLLAVFVSFGSRVPFGTLIKRVWLIVFGFTGLIALPAIFITPGDVVAQAGRLAITAQGLRTACLLILRVETAVTLTTALVLSTHWVQILRGLRALWVPAEVVTMLAMTHRYIFLLIETAGQMFESRQSRMVGAMSGADQRRMAIRTAGVLLGKSADLSYDVYLAMQSRGFTGDIRLLDSSRMKLRDLASIVLAIVIAFLAVWFGR, encoded by the coding sequence ATGATTGAGTCCACGCTGCGCAGTTTCACCAAAGCTCTCTCGAAAGCCTTCGCTTCCGAGCAGACCGCAGCAAAGCGAGGTCTGCTGCAGAGCTTCGATCCGCGCGCGCGAATCGTCTCGATTCTTGTGCTGGTTATTGCGGTTGTCCTTACTCTCAGCCTCTTGCCGCTGAGCGCTCTGTTCCTTCTCGCGGTCTTTGTCTCGTTCGGATCACGAGTGCCTTTCGGAACGCTGATCAAGCGCGTCTGGCTGATCGTCTTCGGCTTCACTGGCCTGATCGCGCTGCCCGCGATCTTCATCACGCCCGGAGATGTTGTCGCTCAAGCAGGCCGATTGGCGATCACAGCCCAGGGATTGCGAACCGCATGTCTGCTCATCCTTCGTGTGGAAACCGCAGTCACACTCACGACCGCACTCGTCCTGAGCACGCATTGGGTACAGATCCTGCGTGGTCTTCGCGCGCTCTGGGTTCCGGCAGAAGTCGTGACGATGCTGGCGATGACGCATCGCTACATCTTCCTGCTGATCGAGACCGCGGGACAGATGTTCGAATCGCGCCAGAGCCGCATGGTAGGCGCAATGAGCGGAGCCGATCAGCGCCGTATGGCGATCCGAACAGCCGGAGTTCTGCTCGGCAAGAGCGCCGATTTGAGCTATGACGTTTACCTCGCCATGCAATCGCGAGGCTTCACCGGAGACATTCGACTGCTGGACAGTTCTCGAATGAAGCTGAGAGATTTGGCATCGATCGTGCTCGCAATTGTTATTGCTTTTCTTGCAGTCTGGTTCGGAAGATAG